The Amblyomma americanum isolate KBUSLIRL-KWMA chromosome 11, ASM5285725v1, whole genome shotgun sequence genome includes the window ggctgcgtttttatgcaggcaaaacgctaaggcgccggtgtgctgtgcgatgtcattgcaggttaaagatccccaggtggtaaaaattattccggagccctccactacggcacttctttcttctttcaccccctcctttatcccttcccttatggcaatTCAGGCATCCcctaatatatgagacagatactgcgccatttcctttccccaaaaaccagttattattattaatattattattgctgTGTTATGCTTTCCAAAAGCAAGGTGATAAGCTAAAAACAAACTTTCGAGAAAATAAGCCTGAAAGTTCTAAAATAGCACACACTGTCTATGTGTAGATGCtgacaaatatttttttcagtACAACATAGAAAGAGTGTTGTAGATACCAAAAAGTGTGCTTTTCAAAAATGACTTTTCTCGCGATTTTTGCGATCTGATCTCCACATCCCCCCTTAAATCTCCTTACGTGCGGAAACACGAAAGCTATGTGCTTTCCACCACCTGTACCATCTGTTGGGCCAGTGCCATACATTGCGAGGGGTGTTATCAGTGGGCGCCATGTGATGACGCTACGACTACATGCCAGGCACGGAGGAAATTTGTTACTTGCTTATTACTAGTATTCATTTAGGATTGATATGCTTTTCGGCATTCATTTTTTGTGCAAACAATTTGTCAGTGGAATGAGCTATTGCAAGAAATCGTTTCACTCTCATCAAACGAAGCATTGTAATGCACCCTGCGTGCTTGATATTGCTATGTCTGTTATTTGGTGTATCATGTTCATTGTACCTACAAGCGTTTTAgtgtttaccccccccccccccccccctcccccccctgctgtaatgccacGAAGGTGATGCAGGCAATACAGTGGTGCCAAACTTTGGAACCTCTTTTTGTAACCTTCTTTATAAACATAACATTTGCAATTCTCAGTAAACTTTGAAACTTCGAATCATCTTCAAGGTTAAAGAGTATTGCACTGCCTGTAATTAATATGGTCATAATTACTCTTGTAGGCTTCAGTATATCTCTTGAAGATTTGTTTTTAAgaactgtgcattcactagacgcttCTTTATTCACCTTCAAACGTCGAAGCGTGGTGGCAGAGAGGAAGTGTCCTCCTCTCGCACGCCGGCGGCCCGGGTTTAATTCCTACCTAGGCCCAAATTTTCTTATAATTTTAATTATCATACAAGTTCGAACACTCTTGCCGACAGCCTTTGTCTACAACTTCGTCCACACCACTGCGGACAGCCTCTGTCTACAGCTTCCGTCCACACCCACGCTACTCATCAgcaaagaaaggctttcgccttaaaagtacCTGCCTGCTCAAATGCTTAAGCACCATGATGGGAAGGGGATTCTTGTGTTAATCAGTGGAGTTGTAGGAGCGAACACAAAAATAGGCAGTTTGGGAGACAGATCTTTGCTGTATCACGGCCGCCCTCGAGGGGGGCATGTGCTCTTTCCTATGGCCTTCGCTCTCGCTGCGGAAGCAATGGGAGCCATTCTCCGGGAGTTGCGCCatccgccgccgctagaggcacGGCGACCCCACCGCTCGCtccccgcctgcatctgcggcggtgGGTGGCATTCACCTGGTTTCACACTGTAGCCCGCTGGTTcgtggtgagcgcagcaccgaaatcatagaaaacaaaatgcagatgcttaagctgcacATCCTCAACGCAGTCCACATATGCACAGATTCTTCTTCACAGACTTGCTCGGTGAAAACATTTAAAAGGAGGAatcactctcccattcctcaGAACTATGTTGTGAATTTGGTTTTAAATCCAGAAAGACGAATACTCTGATAAATTCCTCTCATATGTCTCATGGTTTGTTATTAAATGACAAGTTAGGGCTAAAGGGAAGAGAATGAAAACTCTTAAGCAAAATTTTGGGCTCGTCCCATCAAAATGTACTAGTATATCGCGGAGAAAAGTCTCTATGAGCGTAAGTCGTAAATCTGATAGCGCCATTATTAGCTGGTGTTTTGAGATGACACTTGCAGAGTTGAAAGTCAGACTCACGGACACTAACGTTTAACTGCCCAATAAATTGATTGCTGGGAGATGCACACAGTACTTAATTATATTGCTTTTCACGCGTCCTGAATATACTTTTATCCTTATATtcgtcacaacttccttaaaggcctgtatcgatagctcaaGGCCTGTATTGATAGCCGTCTCAGATTTCTGACATGGCAAATCATGGGTTGATTGCGCGGTCTTTGCATAACGCTTAAGGGGTGAAATATAAAGGGTTGACGGTCAGCACTGATGCGGGCAGAACTGGGTGCGAGTGGGCGTTCTCCTTCCGCATGAACAACGGTCGCAGTGGCAGAGcagtggggcagtggcgaccccaccgagttGTGGTGGGAGACAGAAACAGACCCCATTCCGAATGCCGTGAGTAGAGCCCgcccctcgagaccggccatggCTGTATACAGTCTTCGTGTCATTGCATTTTAAGACTGCTGTGCTGCTCTCACAAGACAACCACGCAGGCCTCGTAGCTTCTTCCACAGGATGTGGAAAGTTGACCTTGAGTAAGTTAGTAGTGTCTTGCAGTGGACTTGCTCTTCCAGTAGTTTGCTGCGGTTCTCCCCTTCCGGGGCAGGCCACACTCGCTGCCGTGCTGAGGCTGCAGCAGGTTTTGAGACAGGATTGCTGAGAGAATCCAAGGCTGGTTTTTCTGATTAAAAAACGCACTATAATAGTTGTGTAGAACTTGTTGCTATGTCTGGCATGGCATCTCACAAAATAATTGCGAGCTTGGAAATGTAGTAACTGAACAAGTGGAAAATGAAGATATGGCTGTGGATTAACCTCGGTGCTTGAAAGAATTGTACATCATTGATTGCCAATTCATCTCAAAATTTTCTGCCAGCAGTAGCATGCTTTTCGGGAATTTTGATAATTTTTAGCTGCCATAATAGTCACTTGCGATGTGCAGCGATGCGCCCCCGTCTGCCAGAGTTCCTGTTGATGGAAGTGAGGCAGCGGCAATGAGGGAGCTTGCACAAAGCCATCAAAGCTGCAGCACATGTGCAGTGCTTTCATGGTGGCCACCTTTTAATCTGTCCCACCTGTTGGAATTGGAAGCTGTTTTGAGCCATCAAGAGATAAAAAATGGAAGATATAAACAAAAGCCTCTCATGCAACCTGAGCCACTGCATCCTGTATAGCGCTCAGCATAGTTTCGCTTTCGCACTATCGGTTGTGTGTGCTTGTCTGGCATGGGAGTGGAACTGTGCTCGCAGCCACAACAAAAATCACAGTGGCGATGCACTCCAGAGGATCCAGCTTTGGCCGCCATGTGCTAAACACCTTGCAAGGTGTGTGGAGCCTATGCATTGCTCTCTGTGGTTAAAGGCCAACTGCAGTGTAAttcacaggacagggttaattggagagagatgggagaggccttggtcCCCTAGTAggcgaagtcaggctgatgatgatgttggtgCAGTGCAATTTTACTTTGGCTAGAACGCCTTGTAATGTGCTGGGTATGTCCTAAAACTAATCATGAGGAAGTTCCACACCTGTTAGAAAGCTGGTGCTGTGtttacaaggtctcaaaaatctCTGTAGCAGACATGTGCACCTGGCGGTGTGTTGCGTAGTTAGGCAACTTACAGGATATGATGCACTAGGTACAGGTACCCTCAGGCGGGAACCGTTGGGAGTGAATGGATTACGGATGGCATGAAGAGAACAGCTGGAAGCTGTTAAAATGCACATTTCTGCATGCATCACTGGCAGCGCAGTGGTGATCAAGTTGCAGTTCATTTCTCCCAGCATCGGGCCAGTCAGATGAGCAGGACAATTCTGCGCACTGTGTGTTGGCAAATCTGGGGCCCTGTGGTaaagtagcgtggctttttgggcttgttggtacatagttccaatacactgtagcgcagcaaaagacgaggacacaagagacgagagacgaacaccacgagagCGAGGTAAAGCTTTGGTCAAATGGAGTGATTGTTTGCTGGTGGTTGCCATGCATGGGGCCGAAGACTGCGTAAGAGCTGTAAATCAAGACGTAGACAAAATGCACATCGATGGATATGGACAAGCGCTACTCTTGTGGACTGTAAGAGATGCTCCCTCAGCACTGTTTCTCAGGTTGGCATCCTCCTTGCTTAAAATTAATACTAGTCCAGAACAGATGTAGCTGCCTCCTAACCTGTACACACTCGCATTGCTCAAAAGCCATCGCTGCTCAAGTAGATGTGGCACAGCTACTCATGCTAAGCGACGCAAGGGACAGCAAAAAAGTAGAAGACAAATGCATGAGCAACCCTCACGAAGGAGATtgcatttctggaaaaaaaatcaaaaaagcACGTCGTGTGGTTGCTCACAGCACTAGatgaggggaagaaaaaaagaacacagatGCTTGTGTTGTTGTTTTGCCTTCATCTGTGCtgtaaacttcagttgatgtctaGCTCTGTGCTGTACCTTGTTTTGCTTAGCACCAGTAACTATGTTGCAGCTATGAACCATGTACTGGCTAGCCCAGTCTTCTTTAGTTCTGCTCTGATACAAAGTTGGAATTTCTAGGAAAATCTCCTCAACTCTTGATGAAAGCCAACTAGTCATTGCACTGTCCCATAATGCAAGTGGTGTTAGGGGGTTCTTGTGGTATAGTGATGGAGACCAACCATGTAAACAGTGAACCCAGTGAAAATAGCATGTTTTATTAGTTTACTTTGACATTGCAGGCCATCAAACCTGAACAGAGTGTGATGCAGGCCCTGGAATCCTTGACCGATGCTCAGGTGAGCAGACAAACCTTGGAATCTGCCTTTTGAGGGCATTCCAGACCAGTAGATGCTTTGTGCGTACGTTTGATCTGCAATGGCAGCTTGAAACATTAATTTGTGCCTATGATGGAATAAGGTGTTGCTTTAAATGGGGCTTTCTCTTCCTGCTTCCATTATGTGATGAGGCACTGAAAGGTGGGCAGGAAGTTACAATGACATCATGGCAACAGTGGTCCAGCGAAGGGCACAGCAGGAagtggagagagggggggggggacgcagtACTAACCCTCATGGCAGTGGTGGTGATTGATGTTTGCATACACAAATTGAAGCATCATTGCCTTGTTGCACTTTGGTGCACTAAGGCATGCAGGATCGCACTCAGCACTGAACAGTGCATATCTGATTCTGTGTGTTGATAGGGTCTCTCCTCATGGAGGTTTTGTGTGCGGGAGTGTCCTTTTACGCCACACGGTGCATGGGCCGGCAGAGGAAGTTTGGTCTTTAATGGGTCGAAACGAATCCCTGCTTTTGTTTCTATGGGTACATTTGTGTTGCATAATGATTTCCTCGATGCCATGAGCAGGCTTGTCACTGTTCACAGCTGATGGGTGCCGCCTCTGGTAGCCTAACACCATTGGGCAGCGTTGTCAAGTGCCGGCGGTGAAAGCCAGGTTGCTTAAGCTAGTGGAGAAGTTGTGTTGCAAAAAGTACATTCGAAAAAGCACATACAAGGTCAGGTGTTGCTGCTAAAGTTGTGAAGTACAAAAGTTTCAATCGGGCTAAAGTTTCTGGGGATTGGAAGGAGAGCTTGTTCAGTAGGTACCCTCATTAACAGAGCTGAAGGGGATGTGCAGTGGCCAGGGCTTGGAAACAGAAGAATTGTGTGCAATGTGGCGAGGACCCCAAGTGGTTGATGACATCACCGTCGGGGACGGCACCTACTAAGGAAGCTGCATCATGGCTGTTGTTCTTTTGGGGGCCAGTGCCTGAAAAAGCAGCCTGTGGCCTCTGTGGTGCAGGTGGAGAACTTCCTGTGTGGGCGTGCGCCTCTGCACCTAACAATGCGGCTGGGCGACCACGTCATGTTTGTCCAGCTCCAGCTGTGCCCACCACTGGAGACGCCGCCAGCCACGCCCACCTCACccactgcaccaccaccaccacccacagcAGAGGCGCCAACTTCTTCGGTCAGTCCCCCTGTGGCAGAGTAAAACTGCATTTATAGTGGCAGTGCATTTGGACCTATGTTGAAACGCCTTGCTGTAGAAGTGGTATGCCATGTGGGGTTAACCTTTTGCGGTCCCTTTGACAACTCAGCATGGCTAGTTGTAACAGGTGCTGAGTGATTACAATCAACACCCTCGTAAAGTCATCCCCGTGGAATGAAATAATGAAGGAGAAAATGCACAAGTTTTTTGTCTGCATGTTCACAAAGCACCGTTCTGTGCAATAAAGCTATTAGTTCTTTTTTCTAGATGCCCAGTACATGTGAAAATAAAGGTTTAACTCCATCTTGCATGACTTTCAAAAACTATTGCATGCTTACATAGTGAAATCGAGAGCTTTAGTGCGCTTCTCAGAGTCTTGGGAGCCATGCACAAAAAAGCTATCATCTACTGTCATTTGTTCCTAGCCGAAAGGATGAGTGATAGCAACTGCAGGAAAAGTGAAAGCCGAGAAAATAGTCTTAAAGTTTATTGTCTCGTTCGCCTTGCATGCAAATGTGGCATTGCAACCATTGGAACTTCTGATCTGATCTCTCCGCTTCGTGGTCATACTGTTAcatgacggcaagccgatgaagagagaggactacatgacagatggcgatggaatgatttaatggcagtgggcctATCGCGAGTGCTCCGTGCCACGGCACTGCCCACCTTGtggtcttctagtccgtgacactacctgGGGCTGCCAAGTGATCGTCCTGATCGTGCGAACTAGGAGAATGCAGTGACAATGAAACATAAGATATGGCGATGGTCATGGTAGAAGGTATGAACAGAGAAGAGAATATGAAGGGCTTGCCGTCATGATGAAAGAGATGAGTGGGTGAAGCCAGGTCCACGAAGACTGAGGAGCCGCCGGTCTGAGGAAGTCAATGCCAAGGCCTGTGGAAGCACCCACCAGCAGGAGTAGGGGACTGTGTTCTCATATGTGGGTGGGTAGTCAGTGGTATTTCTGGTCAGTAGCGGCGGTCTTGGTTCAGTGAGGTCGTAGGTCGTCAGTTCTCGTGTGTGGACGGCGGTCAGTGGGATCTCAGGTCAGTGGCAGCGGTCGTCGGGGCGTGGGGCGGGGCAGAGGAGAGCGGCGCCGTCGGAGCATATCTGACAGGCTGGGGAAGCGCTGGCAGGTGCGAAGCTACAAGCACTCCACAGAAGACCTCAGTGGACAGCAGGCTCCCGAGCTCGGGGACTGGGATGATGAAGGCACCCTGCACCTCTATCAAATGTTACATGACGGCAAGCCAATGAAGAGAGGACTACATGGCAGATGGCGATGGAATTatttaatggcagtgggcctGGTGTGAGCGCTCCGTGCCACGCAACTGCCCACTTACTCGTCTTCTAGTCTGTGACAATACTATGATGATGATGCTCCATCATCGGAAACCTGCAGAATTAGCTATGCGTTGGGACCATCGGAAGCTGGATTCCCGCGTAATTTCAGATGACCACACATGAACAACATTTTCTAAATTTGTACTGCATGTATAGCTAGAATTTTTCACTACAAGACAGATTAACCCCACCAAAGTTTACGAACAAAAATTGAAATAGAAAATCTTGACCAAGTTGGCTGGTTTATTCGCCACGTCCCCCTTAAGACAGATTGTGGAACAGTTTGACACAGCTAATGAATTGTTATATCTGTGCGACGGCACAATCAAGACACTGAGCTGAGGCCAGTGTAAGTGCGGTTGACTTAAGTGCCAGCTTCATTTAGCCAGATGGATGCAGCGGATGTTAATGCTGTTCTACTGGACATGTAACCCAGTTTTGAAGCTTTGTGTATTGCGTTTGATGAGCAGGTGCCAGGCAGTGGAGGCGCGGTGATCGACCAGCTGCGCCACTTAGGCCAGGGCGTCTACTCGGGCAGCTTCTCGGGCACCCTGGGCCCCGAGCTGCAGGATGGCGAGGGCCGGCCACGGCGACACGTGGCCACCATCCTGCATATCCTGCGTGATCTGCTGGGCGCCAGCCAGGGGTGGCGGGGAGGGGGACCACCTACCCCGACCACTGGCACCATGACCTCGGCACGCCTGACCACTGCTCAGCTCCCCACTGGGGAGGGAAACCTGCCCGCTTCTTCGTCCTCGCCAGGTGATGACGTGTCGACACCGCCAGCGTCGCCGCGCCTTGACGACCTGCACCACCACCAGGAAGAGGAGCACCGGGTGCTCCGTGGGAAGCTGGACCAGATTCGAGCCACGCTGCGCGAGAGGCGGAGGGCGAGGCGGAGGGCCACACCCTACCCGACGCCCGGTGCCACCTCGCCACCTGGCGCGACGTCAGACGAGCCAGTCCTGGTGTGATGCGAGAGTCCAGTGGCGGAGAACACAGCAGTCTCAGTGTGGATACCACTGTCGTCCATGTCCATGAAATGTCTGACCAGCGGCAGTAAGAGACTTGCATGCTACTCGCCCCGTGATGGCATCAGTTTGTTTTGGCAGGATGTGGCATGATGCCTGTGCATGCACTTACTTGACTGGCCTCTGTAGCccaaatgtttccaccaccagtGCGCACTGATGAGCGTCACGTGGCCTCATGGGCAGAGAGCAAATTCTGCAGCACAGCCTAACGGCAGTTTGCAACCGTAGGGAACAAAAAATGTCTAGCAGCAACCAGGAGAGATATTTTGGTGCCGAGCCACCCTGCTTGACTGAAAGCTTGCCTGTGAGGGCTCGCGGCTGGGTGTCGTGACAGGAGCTCTTTGATCATACCAGTTGTGAAACTTCCCATGGGGCACATGTATTGAAATGCGGCACCATGATTGGGCCAAAACTCGAAGGCTAGCAGACGGTTGCAACATTTTGTGGGCTGTAATGTTAACCTTTCTACAAGTCACAATCTTCAAAATGGTTGGTAACTGCTGTAGTGTCTGGGAACAAAGTCAGTGAAGCAGACGCTATAGCAAAGACTAGTAAATTAAAAGCTAAAGCAGTCATGGCACTGCAGCGCTTCTCAAGTTGGTGACGGGTAGCAATGGGTTTTGTTTGCTTCTCCTGGCAGGGACCTCAGTCTAACCTCCATGAAATGGCCGCGGGGTATAGTTTGGTTTTAATGTGGGCTTTCGCAAATGGTGTGATCGAGAAGCTCTGATGACAGGATGATGCTGGAGAATATTTTGCATTTTGGCAACTGCAGTTGGTACCCTTAGCACCACGCATCAGCTGCTCTGGGTTCGCGGTGAGATTTGCACACGGCCCGATTATAGAAGCGGTACCATGTTTGTTGAACAAGTTTCACTTTATGCAGCCAAGAAATGCACAGATTCTTAAGGCATTGCATTCTTGCTGACCTGTCTAAGCTAATGACAACAGCTGTGCAAAATGTTTTCAGTTTACATCTCTGCTAATGTTTACTCAGTTGATGCGAGGTGTTGCTGCAGGCATGATCTGTGTGCTCGTGCAGATCCCAAGGGCAGTGTCGTTGAGGATTGGTTGTGCAAGCACATTGAACCAAAGTTCGCAGTACGAACAACTAGAGTTCTGagggtgttttttttctttgcagacatCCTGCTTTAAGCACCACCAACCAGTGAGAGCTTTGTTTTTGTCTCAGTATTAGAGTTTTGTCTCCCTTTACATATTTTTGTCTACTTGGCTTTCACGCTTTGTCCATTTtgtcttttgttcttttttttttgccaccttcACACAAATGGATACCAGTTCAGAGTGCATTAGTCGAAATGTTTCCAGTCATGGTGACATCAAAGAACAAGTTTCTGCAGGAACGTATGCAGTCATGTAAAGTATTAGCATGCAAGTTGCTCTGCTAAGCTGAGCTGCGCCACAACTGCTTGATTCTCATCACCTGTAGGCTTTCGGTGTGGCACAAATGCTGCCAGTGTGAATGAGTACCATTTTGTGCTGTACAGGATTTGTCACCACTTAGGTTTTAGTCGGAATGGTGTTTAGCAAAATTGTGTTGATAGACTGCTAAAGACTGCACAATGTTGGTCATATAATGCCCAGGGGTTGCACCTACAGCCAGCTTGTTGCAGAACTTATTGGTCAGGCTTAACTGTTGCTGGGCCTTCTAATAATATCAAGCTTGTGATCAGGATTTCAGACCTCTTTGTGTGAATTTTTTTTGCTATgtgaaagcaagcagcagcagtgacaCTCGATATGGTGTTTCCTGCAGCAGCAGTGGCCTTGAATCCATGCAGCCTCTTTTGACACCGGTGAAGAACACTCAGTAGAAAGCCATGGGCAAATACCGAGGCCCTTAGTCAAGGGAATATTTGTTGTTGCAAAGTATTTTGTCTTTCCAGTGAATACTTGTATATTTTCTGGTCCTCTTCAGGTGTTCACTACGTTTTAACCAGGTATTGTTTTTAATAAGTTCACACAGAGCACAGCGCACTTGTGTTCTGTACATGGATGACACAGGGTGTCTCACACAACACGCACCAAGAGTAAAAGTATTTTTTGGAAGTTCAAAACTGAAGCAGTATTTTCAGTGGTCACATCAACCAAGCAGAACAATATTTGTTTTGTATTAACTGAATAACTAATATCAGGTTCTCAAATCTTGAAGGAACTCGAAAAGTTCGTTAAAAGCTGTCATTTGGGCAAAATGCTCGTGGCTGCTCATTGTCCTGGCTGCTTTATGATGGCTCGTTGTTGTCATACTTTGTTCTTTGCTTGCAGAAGTAAGCGTGCACAATGCAAAATCTTTTGCTGGAGTGCATATTTTGAGTATTTAGCAGTACA containing:
- the LOC144110566 gene encoding midnolin-A-like, which codes for MSAEPRITVSVHTTTGGRMQLQLQPQCTIASLKRTLSARLRLAKDRMVLLHRNRQLKEGTLDSNNVRDGERLTLLPSVETGLQAIKPEQSVMQALESLTDAQVENFLCGRAPLHLTMRLGDHVMFVQLQLCPPLETPPATPTSPTAPPPPPTAEAPTSSVPGSGGAVIDQLRHLGQGVYSGSFSGTLGPELQDGEGRPRRHVATILHILRDLLGASQGWRGGGPPTPTTGTMTSARLTTAQLPTGEGNLPASSSSPGDDVSTPPASPRLDDLHHHQEEEHRVLRGKLDQIRATLRERRRARRRATPYPTPGATSPPGATSDEPVLV